TCAGTGTTTGTGCATCCGGTTGTGGACGATTCCATCGATATAGAAATCAATCCAGCCGATTTGGAGTGGGATGTTTTCCGGGCGCAGGGTGCCGGCGGACAGCACGTCAACAAAACGGAATCCGCGGTACGCGTGCGGCATTTGCCGAGTGGTATTGTCTGCGAATGCCAGACACAGCGCTCGCAGATACAGAACCGTGAAACGGCCCTGAAGATGCTGAAATCAAAATTGTATGAAGCGGAACTGCAGAAACAACTGGAAGCCCGGGATGCCATCGAAGCGCAGAAGATGAAAAACGAATGGGGCTCGCAGATCCGAAGTTATGTGCTGGACGACCGATGGGTGAAAGATTTGCGGACAGGCTATAAGGTGACCAACCCGGATAATGTGCTGGACGGCGACCTCAACGGATTTTTCAAAGCCTACCTCTTGCATAAATCAGGTTGATTTTTATAAATTACTGTTGGATTTTACAAAATTCATTTTTGGATACCCTTTATTCCTGAATACTATGGAAAACAAACTTATCAAAGATGCAGATTACTATTTGGATGAAATCGGCAGAATGGTAATTACGGAGGCCTATCATCTGAAGCGTGGACATTGCTGCAAGAATGACTGCAAACATTGCCCATGGAAAGATGAACATGAAATTGAGCCCATATTTGATGGTCAATAGACGATGGACCATGGACTATGGACCAATAACTATTAACCAATCAGGCTCCTTTCAGAAAATAATTGACGAGTCTTTTTTCCAGCCAGTTGTGTTCGGCTTTCAGGTCTTCGCAGAAACCGACATGCCCGCCGCCGATGGGAATTTCCAAGTGAAAACTTTTCGATTTTCTGGCCACCTGGACAGGATAGCATTCCCTGGTCAGCAAGGGGTCATTATCCGTGTTAATCAGCAAGGTGGGAGTCTTTATCTTTTTGAGGTAGGTGGATGCCTGAACGGTTACATTGTAATCATGGATATTCTTAAATCCATGCATCGGCACGGTGCAGCGTTCCGTAAACTCCCATAAGTTCCGGGCTTTCGCGATCGACTTATAATCCATCGCATCCGGGTAACGGGATTGTTTCAACAGCACCTTATCTTTCACCTGTTGGGTAAAACGGCGTTCATAAATCTTATTCCACCCTTTGATCAGATGCGGAAAGGACGTTTCGTAATGCAGCGGCACAGACACCGCCACCGCCGCATCTATTGTGTGTACATTATTCCATTTCTCCTCGCCCAGATATTTCAGGGTCAGGTTGCCGCCCATGGAAATACCAATCAGGCTGTAGGAATCGTAGGTATTATTTTTCTGGATGTGTTCAATCACATAATGCAGGTCTTCCGTTTTCCCGGAATGATACCCGAAAAACTGACGGTTGTCTTCCCCGCTGCATCCCCTGTAATTCCAGACACAGACATCATATCCGTTTTTATTCAGAATTTTTACCAGGCCTTTGGCATACACACGCTGGGAACTGCCCTCAAAACCATGCGAGATGATAATAAGTTGTTTACTGTCGATTCGGCTCCAGTCTAAATCCAGAAAATCATCGTCCCAGGTTTCTATCCGCTCGCGCTGATAGCTCACCCCTTCCACCTGACGGTATAAATTTGGCACAATGGTTTGCAGGTGCCTGGTATAAAGCCACTTCGGGGTTTTCAATATGGGAGAAGTCAGGAGCATCTATGTTTCAGGTTCAAGTTATACATTCCTGCCGAAAAAGTCAAGCAGGTAGCCATTCACTTCATCCGGGCAGTCATTCTGCGTCCAGTGTGAACAGTCCCTGATATACCTGATGTCCAGTGCCGCATTGATGTGTTGCTGCGTATTGAACGTCAGTTCCTTGCCCAATGCTTTGTCGCCTTCGCCCCAAATCAGCAGCGTCGGTGACTGTATCTTATTTTTAAAAATGCTGACATTCGGTTTCGTCTGCAGCATGGCGCGGTAATAATTGATGGAACCTGTCAGCGCGCCTTTTTGCTGAAAGGCATGCACAAATTCATCCAGGTCAGCATCCGTGAAATTTTCCTTGTGGTACATCCATCCGCGTACAAATTGTTTGAAGAACAAGGGCAACACATACGAGTACAGCAACTCCGGCAATAACGGAATCTGGTGCATGAACATATACCAGCTGCGCAGCAACTGTGACGGATTTTCCTTAAAACTCTTCAGCATCTCTTTCGGATGCGGGCAGTTCAGCACCGCCAGTTTTTCCGTCATCCCGGGATACATGGCCGCGAATGCCCACGCCACCGCACCGCCCCAGTCGTGGCCGACGATAAACGCCTTATCAAAACCCAGTTTCGGAATCAGCGCCGCGATATCCGAAGCCACCACATCGGTTTTATAATTGGACACTCCGTGCGGTTTATCACTCAGGTTAAACCCCCGTAAATCCGGAGCCACCACCGTATATTTTTCCGCGAGCACAGGAATCTGATACCGCCAGGTGTACCAGAACTCCGGCCAGCCGTGCAGGAGCACCACCAGCTTTTTGCCGGTGCCCTGTCTGGCGATGTGCAGTTTAATGCCGTTTACTTCCACAAATTCGTGCGTGATAGTCCTGTTATCCATTTTCATTGAGTTTGAATGAGCATAAAAGTAAATTTATTCCCTAAATTTATCAAACAAGCATCACTTATTTTTCAAACTTTCACACATGCAGCACGAAATCACACAAGCAGGACCCCTGCTGAACGAAGAAGGCAGCCTTTCGCAAAAAGGCTGGGCAAAAGATTTAGTTTTACGGTATGACCGCAATGCCATCAAGGCCTCCGGACTGCGAATCAAGGAATGGGATTATTACTGCATCCTGCAGGAAGATTTTGGCATTGCACTCACCGTGGCGGATAATTCCTACCTGTCCCTGATAGCCGTCAACGTGTTTGATTTCATTCATAATAAAGAAACCACCGACATGGTACTCCTCCCGTTTACGATGGGGAAATTAAATATGCCCTCGCACTCCGCCTTCGGCGATACGGTGGTACAGCACAAAAAGGTGCAGATATCCTTTCGGCATATCGAAGGAAGGCGGCAGCTGGATGTTGATTTTCCGTCGTTCAACAACCGAAAAGGAATAACAGGAAGCATATCGCTGACACCTCTGAACAAGGACAGCATGGTAATTGCCACGCCCTGGAAAGAAGACCCGCTGGCATTTTACTACAACCAGAAAATCAACTGCCTGGCGGCGGCGGGTTCATTCACCGTTGGCAATGAGACGCATGTATTCGAACCGGAGAAAGCGCTGGGTGTGCTGGATTGGGGACGCGGCGTGTGGACCTATAAAAACCGCTGGTACTGGGGTTCCGCATCCGGCTATGTGGACGGACAGCCGTTTGGTTTCAATATCGGCTATGGCTTTGGCGATACCTCGGCGGCCACGGAGAACATGTTGCTGTACAACGGCGTGGCCCATAAGCTGGAAGATGTGAAATTCATCATCCACACGAACGACTACCTGCAGCCCTGGAAATTCACGAGTAACGACGGGCGTTTTGAATTAGATTTTCAACCTGCGATAGACCGCTATTCCAATACCAACCTGCTGCTGCTGCAATCCAAACAGCACCAGGTGTTCGGTTATTTCAGCGGAAAGGTGATACTGGATGACGGCATAGTGCTCACTATTGACCGGCTGCTGGGATTTGCGGAAGATGTGCTGAACAGATGGTAGAAGCAGGGCGGCTACTGACACCTATTCAATACATAAGAAACGATTCTCTATATAGTTGGTAAAACAGCGGAGATATAAACACAAATAAGCACTAAGAGCATACAAAATATAATATACCTATTTGATTATTTATGAAAAATACTATATTTGACAAAACGTAACAAAGGAGCGTGTATACAACATAGAGTAGTTAGTATATGCGAACCAATGGTGCGCATATAAACAGTTAGGGGGAGAAGAAAAAAGAGGGGTTTGGGGGAGAAAAGAAAAAAAATTCCCAAAAAAAAGAAAAGGGGGCCCGGGCCCGGGGGGGGGGGGGGGGCATCAGGAAGTTTCTCCGCGTGGGAGGGGGGGTTGGGAAAAAAAGACGGGGGGAAAATACGCGGGGGGCCGCGAGGAGGGAAGGAGAAGAGAGAAAGGGGGGGGAGGGGCGGGGGGGGCGGGCGGGAAGGGAAAAAAAAAAAAAAAAAAAAAAAAAGAATCCCGCCGCCCCCCCCCCCCCCCGCGGCACCGCCACCCCCAACACCCCGCCCGGGGGGGGGCGCCCCCCCCCGGCCCGCGCCCCCGGCAACGTTGGCTGTAATGCCTTCGCACCATTAGCCCTTAATCTAAAAAGTGTAGCACGACAGACCGAATACGAATAACCGACATATAGAATATTATAACTTTGCTTCAATGAAATTTGCAAATCCCTTTAGTAATCTCAATATAGCCGAGCAAAATCAAAAATGGGTATTACCTGTATTTCTGCTTCTGTTTATCCCTTTTTATGTATTGATAGTGTATGTGATTACTTTT
The genomic region above belongs to Sphingobacteriales bacterium and contains:
- a CDS encoding alpha/beta hydrolase, which encodes MDNRTITHEFVEVNGIKLHIARQGTGKKLVVLLHGWPEFWYTWRYQIPVLAEKYTVVAPDLRGFNLSDKPHGVSNYKTDVVASDIAALIPKLGFDKAFIVGHDWGGAVAWAFAAMYPGMTEKLAVLNCPHPKEMLKSFKENPSQLLRSWYMFMHQIPLLPELLYSYVLPLFFKQFVRGWMYHKENFTDADLDEFVHAFQQKGALTGSINYYRAMLQTKPNVSIFKNKIQSPTLLIWGEGDKALGKELTFNTQQHINAALDIRYIRDCSHWTQNDCPDEVNGYLLDFFGRNV
- a CDS encoding DUF2804 domain-containing protein, with the protein product MQHEITQAGPLLNEEGSLSQKGWAKDLVLRYDRNAIKASGLRIKEWDYYCILQEDFGIALTVADNSYLSLIAVNVFDFIHNKETTDMVLLPFTMGKLNMPSHSAFGDTVVQHKKVQISFRHIEGRRQLDVDFPSFNNRKGITGSISLTPLNKDSMVIATPWKEDPLAFYYNQKINCLAAAGSFTVGNETHVFEPEKALGVLDWGRGVWTYKNRWYWGSASGYVDGQPFGFNIGYGFGDTSAATENMLLYNGVAHKLEDVKFIIHTNDYLQPWKFTSNDGRFELDFQPAIDRYSNTNLLLLQSKQHQVFGYFSGKVILDDGIVLTIDRLLGFAEDVLNRW
- a CDS encoding alpha/beta fold hydrolase; amino-acid sequence: MLLTSPILKTPKWLYTRHLQTIVPNLYRQVEGVSYQRERIETWDDDFLDLDWSRIDSKQLIIISHGFEGSSQRVYAKGLVKILNKNGYDVCVWNYRGCSGEDNRQFFGYHSGKTEDLHYVIEHIQKNNTYDSYSLIGISMGGNLTLKYLGEEKWNNVHTIDAAVAVSVPLHYETSFPHLIKGWNKIYERRFTQQVKDKVLLKQSRYPDAMDYKSIAKARNLWEFTERCTVPMHGFKNIHDYNVTVQASTYLKKIKTPTLLINTDNDPLLTRECYPVQVARKSKSFHLEIPIGGGHVGFCEDLKAEHNWLEKRLVNYFLKGA